From Neodiprion pinetum isolate iyNeoPine1 chromosome 7, iyNeoPine1.2, whole genome shotgun sequence, a single genomic window includes:
- the LOC124223015 gene encoding short coiled-coil protein B, translated as MSTSMMSGAKLQDDMSSIPLADDDPQVIIPEEEAPDNMSHVSDVLVHGRSMDSIPSTFTNGSSSPNSLDPDISPDEQEEKARLIAQVLELQNTLDDLSQRVDSVKEENLKLRSENQVLGQYIENLMSASSVFQSTSPKSKKK; from the exons ATGTCTACGTCGATGATGTCCGGGGCAAAATTACAAGATGACATGAGTAGCATACCGTTGGCAGATGACGACCCTCAGG TCATCATTCCTGAGGAGGAAGCTCCCGACAACATGTCCCATGTTTCGGACGTTCTTGTACATGGTCGGAGCATGGACTCCATCCCTTCAACATTCACCAATGGCAGCAGCAGCCCTAACA GCTTGGATCCAGACATTAGCCCAGAtgaacaagaagaaaaagccAGATTGATTGCTCAGGTCTTGGAATTGCAGAATACTCTGGACG ATTTATCCCAAAGAGTAGACAGTGTCAAAGAAGAAAACTTGAAGTTGCGAAGTGAAAATCAGGTCCTTGGTCAGTATATTGAAAACTTGATGTCAGCTTCGAGCGTTTTTCAATCCACAAGTccaaaatcgaaaaagaagtga